Sequence from the Candidatus Eremiobacteraceae bacterium genome:
AGCCGAAGCATAGGCGTATCTCCGACGGATGCAAAGAGGTCGGCGCGAATCTTCACGCGGGCGCCGCTGCCGGCTGGAAGAGCCGCCGTAGGACGAATTGAAGCGCGAGACCGCCGACGAAGATCTCGTCCATCAACACGTAATCCGGAGCGCGCCACGACCAAAGCGCGATCGCGGTCAAGCCGAGCGCAAAGCCAAGCGTGAAGATCTCTCCGATGAACCCATCGATGATCGCCGGCGGCCGGCCCGCGGGTTGGAGAAAGGCGGGGCGCAGGCGCGGCATCAGGCGCGGCACGGCTGCTCGATAGGCGAGATATGGTTGACCTTGAGTCTGCGTCAAAAAATTTTCCTCGATCGCGATGAGCCGATAGATGAACACGAGATTGAACAAGACGACGAGCACGGTGACTGCGGGCGGGCCGATCAGCCCGATGCCGAGCGCGATGAACAGGTTTCCCAAGTAGAGCGGGTTGCGCACGAAGCGAAATGGCCCCGCGACCTCGACGCCGCCTGTGACGACGTCGCCGCTCCATACAACCCCGGAGGTCAAATAACTCGCGCCCCACCAGCGGATGGTAAATCCGAT
This genomic interval carries:
- a CDS encoding methyltransferase — protein: MTSTPWDFRYRGVLFGVLYGCAFGFGFFLQSALGGSFKPTYAILAKQFGDIGIQTGAWFAVAACFIGFTIRWWGASYLTSGVVWSGDVVTGGVEVAGPFRFVRNPLYLGNLFIALGIGLIGPPAVTVLVVLFNLVFIYRLIAIEENFLTQTQGQPYLAYRAAVPRLMPRLRPAFLQPAGRPPAIIDGFIGEIFTLGFALGLTAIALWSWRAPDYVLMDEIFVGGLALQFVLRRLFQPAAAPA